The nucleotide window TTCTAAAGGTGCTAAATCTTTctgtaatgtaatagaaagtcAATACTGTCTAAGATTAATAAATTAAGAAACAGCTTTAAAAAATGGGAAGTAGTTGCCTTTAGAGAGTAGGAATGGAAGTAGGGAAGGGTAAGTCAAACTGTTTTTCATTATAATCCTTTTAGTACTATTAGACTTTTAAGTCTATGTTACTTTGCCTGTATACTTTGATAATAACAAAAAGACACAGATAGCCTCCATTTGATTTCAAGCGAATTTGCTCAAATCCAAAGGCACTCATTGCATACACACCTTGGATATAAATCTTCAGGGTCTGCAATGTTTGGAATGAGAACATTGTCTTTCATCTTTAGTGGCGATGATTCAGTGGCAAGATGTTGAGAACTATCTGGCAATGGTTCTGATTTCTCCCCACTAACCAAATCCCATGAAatcattaaaaacataaaaatgtaagataGGCTTTGTTCAATTTCTCCCTAGGCCTTCTGCCAGATTCCCATCCTAGTTGTCTtgcctgctttttgtttgtttgagacagagtcttgctctgtcgcccaggctggagggcagtggtacaatctcggctaactgcaacctccgcctccccgattcaagcaattctcctgcctcagcctcccgagtagctggggttacaggcgcctgccaccatgcccagcaaatttttgtattttcagtagagatggggtttcaccatgttggctaggctggtctcgaactcctgacctcaagtgatctgtctgccttggcctcccaaagtgctaggattacaggtatgagccactgagcccggccaccTTGCCTAATTTGAATGTCCTGGCATGCAAATTCATATTTAAACTCTGGACGGAAATGCTTGAATCACCAGGCAGTGAGGGTTTGACTGGGCTCACTCATGCTGTGGAGGTGTGCTGAAGCCCACACCAGTCTGGAGAGAATGGAGTCCCTTACGCCCCATGTATAAGCATGGCAGTCCTTGACCTGTTTGAGTCCAGGGCCCCAAGCCTTGGGCCTATTCTCCATCCAGTGTGGACTGCTATGCTGGCTCACCTCCCTAATGAGAACCTGTGTACTTATTATTTGCACAATGATTGATGAAGATTCTCTGCCTCTGTAATGCCAATTTCCATATAAACAGGTTTCTTTAGCTCCAAAGAAACATGTCTATATTCTAAGCTAAAAGTTCTACATTAATTCCCTAAATTTTATGGATTAGGAGGGTGAGCTTTCTTACTTTCGTACTCTACCCCGTAGAATCTTTACTACCCAGACAAATTTCAGAATGAATTTATAAGGAGACACCAACGGAGAGAAAACTTTTATTTGCATAACAACAAACATGGGTGAAGTAAGAAGAGGCATATGAAAACAAGATTAAGGTGGAAGAATCCTtggtgggaggagaggaggagaaagcagAGGCACTCTTGTAGCCATAAATGCATTTCCTTGTTGGCATCTGGACTGCTCCCTCCTCATGCTCCACTGAGACTTCTCTTTGCTTGGCTCATAGTCTCACTGCTGGCCCTCCTTCCTTGTCTCACAGTCCCAGAGTGCTCCCTCCCCAAACCCGATGGAGGAGCGCAGCTTCATACCCTATTGTGCAGGATagcagctactcagaaggtgtTACTTGGATTTTTTGCAGCCGTTAGTGATTCTGACACCCTTGGACCTCCAGGAGCAGCTCCTCCTGCCACGAGAGGACTCTGGCTTTTCTAATAAGGAAGGTTCTGGCCAATCAGTCCAAGAAAGGCCCGGATTCTCTTCCAGGGTGTGGTCTCTGCAGAAATGTTCCTCAGGGTGGAAGGTGCTGCTGCAACAAGGGATGTCCCCTGAGTTTTCAGGTATGTAGTCTGTGGTGAGagaaaggcaggagaagaaaactcAAGCCTCTGCTTCTCCCAGGCACAGGTCCTTAAGCTCCTCTCTAGCCACTTTCCTTCCAAAATCAAAGGCACCAACTATTAATCCCCCTCTGGTGGGATGtcttcctcctttcccaggcACCACAAGGCACCCTACAGCCCCCTCCTTGCTCTGAGGCCGGCCCATCCCTCCAGCCTCACCTGTGGCTGCAGCAGGTGAACACTCCTCACACTCCCATTTCTTACTGTTAGATCTAAGAGAGGAGCAGTCCCTGTGGGTTCCGTGGGATCCGCATGTAGCACACAGAATGAGGCACCACCTCCTAGAGGAAGAGCCCAGGAAGGGTTGTGGAGACATACAGAACACCAACTGCCATTCTTGGATGTTTGCTATGGGCCAGGCATTTTTTACAGCGCATTTTACCCAAGATGAATGTATGGCTCAGAGAGGATGAGTGCTGATCCCGGAAGCCTGCCATCAGTTGTAACCCCTTGAAAGGTAGATTAGGAAAGGAATTGGCTCTGAATGTCTCTCCACTGGGCACAAGGTGAAGCGGACCTTGCAGGGGAGACCTGTTCACTTGCACACAAGTGAGTCAGGGGCTGGTCAAGAATGAGACTCAGCAATCATGTTTATCCTAAGGTCTGCATACAAGAGTGAATTTCTTACTTCTAATAACTGTGCCAAGGTCTAACTCTAAGATAGCACTGATGAGAGCTCTTTCTAGCCAGAAGCCTTCCCCTACCCTTCATCCTCAAAGCTGTCTCTGCCTTGTTCATACAGACAGATGGGGGCATCACAGTGCTGATAGCGCTGATATAAGTCTGAGAAAGCCCCTGGCTCGAGTTCCCAGGCAGCATCTCtgcagtgggagaagaaacagtGAATAAGAACATAACGGGTTGGTGAAACTTTTGTCCGTCAGGGAGGAGTTAGGAAGAACCCAAGCTAAGCACAGCAAGAGTTCAGTAGGCTGCCCGAACACTTCCAACAACGCTGGTCAAGTGGCCTGGCAGTGGGAGAGGGTTGAAGCAggatgaatggaacgtgcatgCAGGTTCCTTAGTTCCACTCTGGAATCCAATAACTCAACCCCCCAGGGAATTCTGATTCCCCAAATGCCCTTTTTAGCAACAAGCACCCCATTCCCTGGCAAACTTCTTCCCCCTCCCTTCTGTTTTGATAATTAAAAAgcactccctcctccccttccttcttttcaatgcctctgctgctCTCACTCTCTGAACTATCCTCTCACTCACCTCCTCTCTAGAAATCTAGGCAACCCACTCCCTGGCTCAGTTCCTGCTTTGGGGTTCCCACTACCTGTCTGGAATATGAATTCCCATTCTCAGCATTTCTTGAGGAAACTCTTTTCGATTGTTACACTGTGGACATTTGAAGAAATGCTTTGCTGATGTGTGGGCATATTTCTGTAAGAGAAACAGGGAAGAGCTCTGTGTTTGTAAAAACCCTTTGACTACCTTCTttcccctcccaccctcacccctacAAAGAGGATGTTGCTAAGAGAGTTTGAGGGTACAGGAAAAGGAGTTTGGGTGGGCTAGGGTGAGGGCTGCAAATCCAGGTGTCAGACCTGGGACCAAAATACTTTCAAGAGAATTCCCAGGAGTGCCTCAGCTGTCATCTCTGGCCGTGGGGCTCCGCAGTACTGAGTAGGGGTCAGGTACCTGGATACatgtttcccttttcttttatCCCAGGAAGTGAGGCTGACATAGAGGCTCCTCAGCTCATTCTGGGATGAGCCCATTTGCTCTAGCAATGCCGAAGATTTTGCTTATTCTAAATCTTATCATGTGTGAGGTCCTATAGGCCAGGAATGGCTACAGACTGGACTGACTTTCCTTTAACTGCCTGAAACCAGCCCTGAATACAGGCCTCCAGCATGGAGCACCAAAGCTGAGGCACACCTGAGCATTCCCAGGATGCTCTGGTTCCAGGCAGAGAACTAGGGCAATGGTGGAAGGGACCCAGGGCAGAAAAAGCCCCACCTGTATGCACTTGCGGTGGTAGATGGATTGACTACAACACGGGCTCTGGATGTTCTCAACACTCTGTTGGGATAAGTCTTCACAACATAAGATGCAGCTTTCCTCCCCCACATTCCCATGTTGGATGTTCTGTGTTGGGCAATGTTTGTCACAAAATGATCTGCGGCAGGTAAACAGATTTGGTTTCTGGTTTGTCATCGATGTAGTTTCCCAATGGCCCGCTCTAGGAGGGGCAGCCGGCCACCCAGGCTGGTGCCCAGTGAACCTCCACACTCATGGGGAAGAGGAGAGGCAGAGTGAAGAACAGCCACATGCCTTCTCATGGCTGCTCGCCTACTGAGCAAAGTTCCCAGGACTGTCTCCGTAGCCTCTTGTTCCTGAAAGCCCCACTTAGTGCTGAGCAGCTGTCTAAGAACCCCAGCTGTTTGTAATTTAAGGAGGGGGCAGGAAGCAAGAAGAAACCCCTGTGAAATCTCCAAGTCAAGACACTGTTTCTTATTACTGAACGGAGGGACAGATtcactggtgaatcaaaacaggCCTGCTTGTGAGAACTGGACTCTGATTTCATTAGCGGCTGAATAAGTTGCAAAAAGGAAGCCAGACTTTTCCCCTTCCTCACTCACTTGTACTCTCCAAAAAATTGTGAAAGGCAACCCCTTTCTTGGCCACAAGGCAGATGGAAGTTTCTGATGCACTGATCCTTCTGGCAGTTGATAGCAGCTCCCTTTTTCTTGCACACAAAGCAGATCTGCAAATGAGTTCCCAGACAGTGCTCAGGACCCCAAGGAAGGCAAACAGACACAGTGTAGCACATCTTTCTATTAAATGGAagttttgtgaaataatagccaTTCCCTGTCCTCCGTGGTCCTGAATGCTCTGGGGCACCTGGAAGCTGAGCTTCAAGCAGCACTGAGTTCTTTCCTATTTTCTCAAGATGTTTCTCCCTCTTCTCACTTAGGACACCATACCCCAGAGGAATATGGGACTTAAGGACTAGTTGGAAAATCCAAGAGTCCTTTGACGTCTAAACTAGGAAGTAGGGAAGAGAACAGAAACAGGAATGATGGGTGAGGTATGAAAAGAGGCCTACCCCAGGGAAGTCCTCACTTCAGGGGATTCTAACCTTCCTAGAAGCCCGGGCTGCCTCCTTTTTGATGTCCTCAGGCAGGAATCCATGGAAACCTCTGTTGGACTGGCCCCTCTGAGGCAACTTACTAGATAAGATCTGGGGGGGCAGCAGAACCAGGCTGTTAACATTGATGATCAGTGAAACAGTGCAGTGAGGTGAGGAGAAGGACAGGGTAAGACAGCTAAAGAATAGACCttgggccgggtacagtggctcatgcctgtaatcccagcactttgggaggccaaggcaggtggatcacgaggtcaggagatggagaccatcctggctaacacggtgaaaccccatctctactaaaaatacaaaaaattagccgggcatggtggcacgcacctgtagtcccagctactcaggaggctgaggcaagagaatggcgtgaacccgagagggtggagcttgcagtgagccgagatcgtgccactgcactccaccctgggccacagaacaagactctctctcaaaaaaaaaaaaaaaaaaaaaaaaaaaagaaagaaaaaaaaaagaacagagctagGTGGAATATATATGCATTGACAgggtaatttatttaatgaaGGCTTACATGGCACCAACCATGTGTTGAGTACTCTAAGTGGtttcaaatattaactcattgaGTCCTCCCAACAGCCCTaggaggtaggtattattattgtcctcattttataggAGAGATGATGCGACCTGCTCAAGGCCACAGAACTCTGGAACCTGGACTCTTACTTTTGCTCTAGGCTGCCTCTCATTTACTGAGGGCTGCTATTGTGTTCTGGGACTTTGGGGGAAACATTtcctttgtatttattcattttatgctTACaatccttggccaggcacggtggctcacacctgtaatcctagcactttgggaagccgaggcgggtagaccatctgaggtcaggagttcaagaccagcctgggcaacatggtgaaaccctgtctctactaaaaatacaaaaactagggcgtggtggtgcgcacctgtaatcccagctactcgggaggctgaggcaggagaatcgcttgaacccaggaggcggaggttgcagtgagccgagatcacaccactgcactctagcctgggtgacagagcaagactccgtctcaaaaaaaaaaaaaagtggctcacgcctgtaatcccagcactttgggaggccaaggcaggcggatcacaagctcaggagattgagaccatcctggctaacacggtgaaaccccgtctctactaaaaaaatacaaaaaattagccgggcatggtggcgggcacctgtagttccagctactcaggaggctgaggcaggagaatagcacgaacccgggaggcggagcttgcagtgagccgggatcgcaccactgcactccagcctgggcgacagagcgactccgtctcaaaaaaaaaaaaaaaaaattcctgtaatGGCAGATGCTATTATGACGCTTATCTTACAGAGGAGGCCACTGAGGTGCAGTGTGGCAAGTGACACTGCCCGCCGGGGTTATAGGACGAGGAGGAGCAGAGCTGGCTATTCACACCCAGGCCCATGGAATCCCCACTCTTACCCTTCCTGCTGTATCATCTCTTAGTACAGAGTAAATACTCTTCTCAGAGTaatacaggaagaaaaacagGGTTTTAATATCTCTTGATTGTTGTCATTCTGTATTATGGGGGAAGGAATTGGACTTctgaaacatatattttaaaactaattatCTCAGGGCTTTGGGATGagtgatttgttttctttatatttttaagtattattcATGTTTTCTGCAATAAGCATGTATTGATTCAATAAATTagctactaaaaagaaaaaactaaatctATATGTTCTATACAGAAAGATCTCCAAAATACATATGATAGAAAAAAGCCAAGATACAAAGCACTCtgtataatgtttaatttttatgtaaaaaatgtATATGCTTGTAAATGCATCAAAATTATAACTAAGCCCTGACACCTGATAGGacttacaagaaaggaaaatcacAGACCAATCTTTCTCATGAGCACAGATATAAAAATCGAACAAAACACATGCAAATAGAATCCAGCACCATATAAAAAGGacaatacatcatgaccaagtagagTTTATACCAAGAATGCAAGACTAGTTTAACATTAGAGCATTTAGTTGATGTAACAAACTAcattaacaaaagagaaaaatcaagataatctcaataaatacaggaaaagtgacaaaattcaacacctattCATGATACTCTGGGCAAACTATATATGAATAAAAGGGATCTTCAACCTGATAAAAACATCTACgaaaaaaacctacagctaacgtACTTTAATAGTGAAAAACTAGATGCTGTCCCCTGATGttgggaacaagacaaggataacAACTcacaccacttctattcaatgttAGGTTAAAGGTCCTAGCCAATACACCaaggcaagaagaaataaaaggcaaagattGAGAGAAAGAAGTAGAACTGTCTTTATTCACACATGACATGGTTATGTGCATAGGGAATCCTGTGTACACAAGGCatttacaacaaaataaaaaaacaactaatCAAACTCAATTTAACAAGATTACAGGAtacaaatcaatatacaaaaataaaatgcatttctatataccagcaataaacttaaaaatgaaataaaaatactatttacaatagcataacCACAGAAtatttaggaatacatttaacaaaagatgTACAAGACTTCgtcactaaaactacaaaacattgctgagatatattttaaaagacccAAATAAGGGAGAAATATACCATGTCCATGGATTGGAAGGTTCAGTATTAtttgtcagttcttcccaaattgacctataaattcaatgcaatcccaatcacaATCCCAgtagactttttttaaaagaaaaattgacaagcttaatataaactttataaagaaaggacctgatagtcaaaacaatcttggaaAAGATTGTAGAACTTAACAATACTGAATTTCAAGACACTATAAAGccacaataatcaagacagtgggGACTTGTGTAAgaatagatacatagatcaatgaCATAAATAGATTATCCAGATCCACAgatatatggtcaattgattttgacaaaggcaccaaggcAATTCTAtgggtaggcaaagatttcttgcaACACACAAAAAGCACtgaccataaaagaaaaaatggataaactgGGCTCCATTACGATTACAAACTTGTTCTttgaaagacaccattaagaaaatgaaaaggcaagccaaagACTAGGAAGAAAATAGTCtcaatacatatatttgaaaaagaatttgTATCCGAAATATATAAGCAATTCctgcaactcaataataaaaccactaaattttttttttttttgagacggagtctcgcacggtcacccaggctggagtgcagtggcgtgatctcggctccactgcaagctccacttcctgggttcagccattctcctgcctcagcctcccgagtagctgggactacaggtgcccgccaccacgcccagctaattttttgtatttttagtagacacagggtttcaccgtgttagccaggatggtctccatctcctgacctcctgatctgcttgcctcggcctaccaaagtgctgggattacaggcgtgagccactgcgcccgaccaccACTCAGtgtttttaaatgggcaaaaatatttgtacagatacttaacaaatgaaaatatgtgggccaggccaggcgcggtggctcatgcctgtaatcccagcactttgggaggccgaggtgggcagatcacgaggtcaagagatcgagacatcctggctaacacagtgaaaccctgtctctactaaaaatacaaaaattagccaggcgtggtggcaggcacctgtagtcccagctacttgggaggctgatgcaggagaattgctccaacccgggaggtggaggctgcagtgagccaagatcgcaccactgcactctagcctgggcgacagagcaagactccatctcaaaaaaaaaaaaaaaaaaaaaaacaaaagaaaatatgtgaatggccaataagcacatgaaaagaagctttagtcatcagaaaaatggaaattaaaaccacaatgaaataccaataCACACCcagtagaatggctaaaattaaaaacactgacAAAACGAAGTTTTGGCAAGAATACTGTGCAACTGGAATTCTTATAAATTGCTGGTAGGAGTGTAAGCTGGTACAACCGCTTTGGACGGTGATGTGGCAACCTCACATATAGTTAAATATCTAATTAGCATACAACTAGTAATTCCTCTTCTAGGCATTTGCACAAGAGAAGTGAAAGCACATGTTCACAAAAAGACTTGTATATGAATgcttatagtagctttattcataatagtcctCAATTGGAAACAATTCAGATGTTCATCAACAGGTGAACAGATAAGCAAATAGTAACTTACTCATGCAACCGAATACTACCAAGTAATAAAAAGGCACAAGCTACGAatgcatgcaacaacatggatgaatctccaaaacactgctgggagaaaaaagccagatacaaaagattATAAactatatgatttcacttatatgaagtaAAAGAATAGCCAAAAATAATCCATAGATCAGAACAGTGATTATGTCTAGTGGGATTGACTGGAAAAGGAGGCAGGAGGGAACTTTctcaggtgatgaaaatgttacttatttttattggggtggtggttacatgcggacatacatttatcaaaacttatcAAACTGGACCCTTAAAATTAGTGAAttttgttcaagaccagcctggctaacatggtgaaacacatctctactaaaaatacaaaattagccaggcatggtggtaggtgcctgtcatcccagctacttgggaggctgaggcaggagaatcacttgaacccaggaggcagaggttgcagtgagccagaatcacgccactgcactccagcctgggtgagagagtgagactctgttctcaaaaaaagaaaaaaattggtgaTTTTTACAGTATGGAAGTTATACCTAATAAAAAAATACTGGGAAAAAGCAATTGGAAGGATGTTACAACTTTGACAGCATTTGTttctggggagagggagaaggattgGGAAGATTGTTTAGGGAAGAGACTTTTTTTACTGAACTTACTTTATACTGTCAGGATTTTATACCAgacacatatatttttctttttttgaggcaaggtcttcctctatcacccaggctggagtgtggtggtgtgatcactgctcactgcagcctccacctccagggctcaagcgatcctcttgcctcagcctctggagttgctgggactatgggcgtttgccactatgcccagtttttttttgttgtttttttttaaatttttttgtagagataaggttgcccaggctggtctcgaactcctgggttcaagagatcctcctgcctcagcctcccaaagtgctgggattacaggcgtgagccactgcgcccagcctaaaaatagattttaaaacaaaaaagctattaagaaaaacaaaaaaacaagactgTGGATCTGAGGATGAATGTAACAGAGAACAGTCAGTACACCAAAAGCCATAGGATATTCAAAGCAAAGGAGGCCTCATACTCACAAGACAGAAATAATGCACGCTGATATTGTCTTTCTGAAGAAATTCCCCTAATTTTTCGGGATCCCCAGGTTCTCGAAGGCATAGCCAGCAAACTGGAAGAGAGGACACCCAGAATTTGGTTCAAGTTGACCattaaaaatggaagagaagggTGAGAATGTAACCATTCCTCTAAGTCAGGAAGGAGCAGAATACTAGCAAAAGGGTCATTTTGGCAAGGAGGAAGGTTGAGATGAGGTCTTATTTGGTATCAATTAGGCTGTCACATAATTCTGGTTACAATGAACAAGTTGGCCACAACTGCTCACTtcacttttttttggtttggttttgttctaaAGTGACTTTAATAACTTGTTTCTTGAACTTCAGACATGGTAATTTAAAATGGCAGTTCCTGAGTCCTCAAGATCTTAGCGAATCTAGGAAGGAAGTAGggctgggagagagaggagaagcaagTATACTGCGCCACACAGGTGGCCTTCTTTGCTGAGGGCTGGAGGCAGTGGGTGAACACAAGCTCCAGTCTTTCTTACCAGGCCCTGAAGACGGTTTCCTCTGGGTTACCCTCCTAGTCTTGGCAGATTTTCTATACAAGAGAAATAAGAAGCATGAGGTGTTCTTTGAGGATCTTGTTGATAACCTTTTTAACATTTCTCTTAAAATGCCATTCATGGGTCTGATGAAGGACCAACATATCTAAAGCCTAAGACATCAActtcttttcatatttcatatatatatatgtttttgagagagtcttgctctgttgcccaggctggagtgcagtggcgcgatctcagcttagtgcaacctccgcctcctgggttcaagcaattctcctgcctcagcctccgaaggagctgggattataggtgcccatcaccacgcccagctaacttctatatttttagtagagatggggtttcaccatgttggccagcctggtctcgaactcctgaccttaggtgatccacccgccttggcctcccaaagtgctgacattacaggcataagccaccgcacctggccatatttcatatatttttttaagtgcaaAACATACTGAGTTATTTGAGGGCAGGAACCGGACTGTAAGCATCTTTCTCTCCCCAGTGGCCTGTACTGCCTATGTTGACTCAATGAATGTAAGAGCAAACcctcttttacttttttactgttttttctgcCAGCTACTCTGAATCTCAGGTGGTACCACCTTTACAAAGCATACTAAAATGAACCAAAATTGATAAAAGTATTTCCCGTTGCAAGGGACTATTCTTGGCACTTTACATGTATTGGCTCAATTAATCTACAGTAGCTCAATGAATCTACAGAACACTCTAAAAAGTACATGCCATTATTATGtacattttccagatgaggaaactgaggcataaagaaATGAAGTGCCTTCTGTCACAGTTGTtggcaagtggcagagctaggatatTAATCTAGGTAGTAAAGCTCCAGAGTCAGCACTTTGCTACTAGGGACAGCACTGATAAGACAGGTATGACAGCTCCCAGCTCCGTGTGTGCTTCCACACTGTCCAACCTCAACCCCCAAGACTACGACAAAGGGGGCAAAAAGTGCAGCCTATACCACAGGCCATTGGACAATTTCTCCCAAATTCCCTATGTCAACTACTTCTACCTCAATCTTTGGcgtcccttcttttcttttacagaCTTCATTCggtgctgtctctctctcctctcttgaaTTCTTCTATACTATTGTGAGGACAATACAGGCTCTTCCAGCTATAAATATAAATGGGGTTTGGTAAGCAATTTAATTCTATATTTGGTTATCAAGTTCCCCAGGATCAAGGCAATAATGCACTTCACCTCCCAACCCATGAGATGGAATAAAAGGGACTGTTGTAGGTACTTGACATGTGTTAACTCACAAACACGCCACGCAgtaggtaccattattatcctcattttcaaGATAAGgggactgaggcacagagaggtttaaGTATCCTGCCCAAGG belongs to Pongo pygmaeus isolate AG05252 chromosome 2, NHGRI_mPonPyg2-v2.0_pri, whole genome shotgun sequence and includes:
- the PHF7 gene encoding PHD finger protein 7 isoform X2, which encodes MKSVKEKKGRQRLRKSAKTRRVTQRKPSSGPVCWLCLREPGDPEKLGEFLQKDNISVHYFCLICFVCKKKGAAINCQKDQCIRNFHLPCGQERGCLSQFFGEYKSFCDKHCPTQNIQHGNVGEESCILCCEDLSQQSVENIQSPCCSQSIYHRKCIQKYAHTSAKHFFKCPQCNNRKEFPQEMLRMGIHIPDRDAAWELEPGAFSDLYQRYQHCDAPICLYEQGRDSFEDEGRWCLILCATCGSHGTHRDCSSLRSNSKKWECEECSPAAATDYIPENSGDIPCCSSTFHPEEHFCRDHTLEENPGLSWTDWPEPSLLEKPESSRGRRSCSWRSKGVRITNGCKKSK
- the PHF7 gene encoding PHD finger protein 7 isoform X3, whose product is MKSVKEKKGRQRLRKSAKTRRVTQRKPSSGPVCWLCLREPGDPEKLGEFLQKDNISVHYFCLILSSKLPQRGQSNRGFHGFLPEDIKKEAARASRKICFVCKKKGAAINCQKDQCIRNFHLPCGQERGCLSQFFGEYKSFCDKHCPTQNIQHGNVGEESCILCCEDLSQQSVENIQSPCCSQSIYHRKCIQKYAHTSAKHFFKCPQCNNRKEFPQEMLRMGIHIPDRRWCLILCATCGSHGTHRDCSSLRSNSKKWECEECSPAAATDYIPENSGDIPCCSSTFHPEEHFCRDHTLEENPGLSWTDWPEPSLLEKPESSRGRRSCSWRSKGVRITNGCKKSK
- the PHF7 gene encoding PHD finger protein 7 isoform X4; protein product: MKSVKEKKGRQRLRKSAKTRRVTQRKPSSGPVCWLCLREPGDPEKLGEFLQKDNISVHYFCLICFVCKKKGAAINCQKDQCIRNFHLPCGQERGCLSQFFGEYKSFCDKHCPTQNIQHGNVGEESCILCCEDLSQQSVENIQSPCCSQSIYHRKCIQKYAHTSAKHFFKCPQCNNRKEFPQEMLRMGIHIPDRRWCLILCATCGSHGTHRDCSSLRSNSKKWECEECSPAAATDYIPENSGDIPCCSSTFHPEEHFCRDHTLEENPGLSWTDWPEPSLLEKPESSRGRRSCSWRSKGVRITNGCKKSK
- the PHF7 gene encoding PHD finger protein 7 isoform X1, whose product is MKSVKEKKGRQRLRKSAKTRRVTQRKPSSGPVCWLCLREPGDPEKLGEFLQKDNISVHYFCLILSSKLPQRGQSNRGFHGFLPEDIKKEAARASRKICFVCKKKGAAINCQKDQCIRNFHLPCGQERGCLSQFFGEYKSFCDKHCPTQNIQHGNVGEESCILCCEDLSQQSVENIQSPCCSQSIYHRKCIQKYAHTSAKHFFKCPQCNNRKEFPQEMLRMGIHIPDRDAAWELEPGAFSDLYQRYQHCDAPICLYEQGRDSFEDEGRWCLILCATCGSHGTHRDCSSLRSNSKKWECEECSPAAATDYIPENSGDIPCCSSTFHPEEHFCRDHTLEENPGLSWTDWPEPSLLEKPESSRGRRSCSWRSKGVRITNGCKKSK